In Chitinophaga sp. HK235, a single window of DNA contains:
- a CDS encoding sensor histidine kinase, whose amino-acid sequence MKKSAVILLHTGYWLLYYLLILCFALVVVKGGMLSWQLAGIFIIPPIAIFCFAPGLLGFYTFYAVLFNRYLNKQRIGTLCIAGVVAALAIGTLVTCFLLPWNNRMTFQQDLTMVLLLSCLAAIHGVIGLVMKGFISWYGDIKLKEELNKKNFDISMALIKAQINPHFLFNTINNIDVLISKDAERASLYLNQLSGIMRFMLYEARAEQIPLSRELMYIDQYIALQRIRSSNASYVTYQVEGEPGNRMIAPMLLISYIENAFKHAEHKKAEDAIHIHLQIEPERLVFDCRNLYSTQPAIRQEHNGLGNELLQRRLTLLYPGRHQLHITREQGIYQVNLILETYEDQLHHC is encoded by the coding sequence ATGAAAAAATCCGCGGTCATTCTTTTACATACAGGCTATTGGCTGCTGTATTACCTGTTGATACTCTGCTTTGCACTGGTGGTTGTCAAAGGAGGAATGTTATCCTGGCAACTGGCAGGTATCTTCATCATCCCTCCGATAGCGATCTTCTGCTTTGCGCCGGGCTTGCTGGGGTTCTATACTTTTTATGCGGTATTGTTTAACCGGTATCTTAATAAACAGCGGATAGGAACACTTTGTATAGCCGGTGTGGTGGCGGCTCTGGCCATCGGTACACTGGTTACCTGTTTTTTATTACCCTGGAATAACCGGATGACCTTTCAGCAGGACCTGACGATGGTTTTGCTGCTGTCTTGTCTGGCTGCCATACATGGTGTTATCGGCCTGGTCATGAAAGGTTTTATCAGCTGGTATGGTGATATCAAACTAAAGGAAGAACTGAATAAAAAGAACTTCGATATCTCCATGGCACTGATCAAAGCACAGATCAACCCACACTTTCTTTTTAATACGATCAATAATATTGATGTACTGATTTCCAAAGATGCAGAAAGGGCTTCCCTGTATCTCAACCAGTTGTCGGGTATTATGCGTTTTATGTTGTATGAAGCGAGGGCAGAGCAGATCCCGCTTTCGCGGGAACTGATGTATATCGATCAGTATATCGCGCTGCAACGGATACGCTCGTCCAATGCCAGTTATGTGACCTACCAGGTAGAAGGAGAGCCTGGCAACCGGATGATTGCCCCTATGCTTTTAATTTCCTATATAGAGAATGCTTTCAAACATGCAGAACATAAAAAGGCGGAAGATGCCATTCATATTCATCTGCAGATAGAGCCGGAACGCCTGGTGTTTGACTGCCGCAATCTGTACAGTACACAGCCGGCCATCAGACAGGAACACAACGGGCTGGGCAATGAGCTGTTGCAAAGAAGGCTGACATTATTGTATCCCGGGCGCCATCAGCTCCATATTACCCGTGAACAAGGCATTTATCAAGTAAACCTGATATTGGAGACTTATGAAGATCAATTGCATCATTGTTGA
- a CDS encoding ABC transporter permease, with protein MIAYIYSLQSEWLKKRHSAAAWLTIAGGLFIPLIMLCIRFYYFDQLRKTNAAPDIWEQLYNHAWQYMGFFLLPIGVILTTSLVTQLETRNNTWKLLHVTPQRPSTIFLAKLTVILLMLLQFFLLFNIGIYLTGIVPALLVRDVPFPAEAFPWVKYLYGNWQFLVACLPIVALQYLLGLLYRNFLLPLGVGLGLYIAAMIVFKWKYSFIIPYIYCVLVFNNSFNPVDRPVSIQMLATGYFLLFSIFAYVFYINKKEKG; from the coding sequence ATGATTGCTTATATCTATAGTCTTCAAAGCGAATGGCTGAAGAAACGGCACAGTGCTGCAGCCTGGCTCACCATTGCCGGTGGTCTGTTTATACCCCTGATCATGTTGTGCATCCGGTTTTATTATTTTGATCAGCTCCGGAAAACAAATGCAGCCCCCGATATATGGGAGCAGCTCTATAACCACGCCTGGCAATATATGGGCTTCTTTCTGCTGCCAATAGGGGTGATACTGACCACCAGTCTGGTTACCCAGCTGGAGACCAGGAACAACACCTGGAAGCTGCTGCATGTAACACCGCAGCGACCCAGCACTATCTTTCTGGCCAAACTGACGGTTATCCTGCTGATGCTGCTGCAGTTTTTTCTGTTGTTTAATATCGGTATTTATCTTACTGGCATAGTGCCTGCATTGCTGGTGCGGGATGTTCCCTTTCCCGCTGAAGCTTTTCCCTGGGTGAAATACCTGTATGGCAACTGGCAGTTTCTGGTGGCCTGTTTGCCGATAGTGGCGCTGCAGTATTTACTGGGGTTGCTATACCGGAATTTCCTGCTGCCCCTCGGCGTAGGACTGGGCCTTTATATCGCCGCTATGATCGTCTTTAAATGGAAATATAGTTTTATAATTCCTTACATTTATTGCGTCCTCGTGTTCAACAACAGCTTTAATCCGGTGGACCGTCCTGTGAGTATACAGATGCTGGCTACCGGTTATTTTTTACTGTTCAGCATATTTGCATACGTGTTTTACATCAACAAAAAAGAAAAAGGGTAA
- a CDS encoding ABC transporter ATP-binding protein, whose amino-acid sequence MNYALEAHQLSYRFSSKETILQDVRLLVPEGAIYGFLGPNGAGKTTTLRLLAGLLRKQAGTIHILGHPADRHRLEVMRRTGCLIESPAIYEHLSATENLSVLQKIYQCPKANVGAVLQTVGLGAVANKKAGQFSLGMKQRLALAMAMLHQPSLLILDEPTNGLDPNGIIEMRELLKKINREQGITILISSHLLPEVERLATHIGIINKGRIVFEDSLEALARRRQETQGFLLDTTHPAAALQLLSHQQVEACAEAGRIRIPALPEETIAALNSLLVHHGIGVFGIQAVRNDLETIFMNLINA is encoded by the coding sequence ATGAATTACGCACTTGAAGCTCACCAACTCAGCTACCGTTTTTCCTCAAAGGAAACAATATTGCAGGATGTTCGCCTGCTGGTGCCGGAAGGGGCCATCTATGGTTTCCTGGGTCCTAACGGTGCCGGCAAAACGACGACGCTGCGCCTGCTGGCCGGCTTGTTACGAAAACAGGCCGGCACTATCCATATCCTGGGCCATCCGGCTGACCGGCACCGCCTGGAAGTAATGCGCCGGACAGGCTGTCTGATCGAAAGCCCTGCGATATATGAGCATCTCAGTGCTACCGAAAACCTGTCTGTTCTCCAGAAAATTTATCAATGCCCGAAAGCCAATGTGGGCGCAGTGTTACAAACAGTAGGGTTGGGCGCGGTGGCCAACAAAAAAGCCGGACAGTTCTCCCTGGGAATGAAACAGCGGCTGGCACTGGCCATGGCCATGCTGCACCAGCCTTCCCTGCTGATACTGGACGAACCCACCAACGGACTGGACCCCAACGGCATTATAGAAATGCGCGAGCTGCTGAAAAAAATCAACCGCGAACAAGGTATTACCATCCTCATCTCCAGCCATCTGTTGCCCGAAGTGGAGCGGCTGGCCACTCATATCGGTATTATCAACAAAGGCAGGATAGTGTTTGAAGACAGCCTGGAAGCACTGGCCCGCAGACGCCAGGAAACACAAGGATTCCTGCTGGATACGACCCATCCTGCGGCAGCGCTGCAACTGCTTAGCCACCAGCAGGTGGAGGCCTGCGCCGAAGCCGGCCGGATCAGGATACCGGCACTGCCTGAAGAGACCATTGCGGCGCTGAACAGTCTGTTGGTGCATCATGGCATAGGCGTTTTTGGTATACAGGCTGTCCGAAATGACCTGGAAACAATTTTTATGAACCTCATCAATGCATAA